The Helicobacter fennelliae nucleotide sequence TTTTGTGGCGAGGCGATTGAAAATCTCAGTATGGACGATCGTTTTTCATTGTGTAATATGGCGATTGAAGCGGGTGCAAAAAATGGTATCATCGCTCCAGATTCTGTAACAAAAGCATTTTTGGCTCAAGTTGAGAAAGACAATAAATCTTTGCGCGCAGCACCGAGATTTTTCCAAAGCGATACAAATGCGCACTATGTCAAAGAAATCGTGATTGATGTATCAAAAATGGAGCCTATGGTTGCATATCCATTCCTTCCTAGCAATGGCAAAACAATCTCTCAAGCTGTGCGCGATAATCTAAAAATCGATCAGGCTTTTATCGGAAGTTGCACAAATGGGCGATTGAGCGATCTTAAAATCGCTTCAGAAGTGTTGAAAAACAAAAAAATCCATCAAGATGTCCGACTTATCGTAACTCCGGGCACTCAAAAAATCTACAAACAAGCTTTAGAAAAAGGATATATCGATATTTTGCTTGAAGCAGGCGCGCTTATCTCTAATCCTACTTGTGGTGCGTGCTTAGGTGGCTATATGGGGATACTTGGCGATAATGAGCGATGTATCTCAACGACAAATCGTAATTTTATCGGGAGAATGGGATCGCGAAGCTCTGAGGTGTATTTGGCAAATTCAGCTGTGGTCGCGCAATCCGCAATACTCGGGAAAATCGCCGATCCAAGGGAGCCATAAGAGATTATGATGAATTTTTCTGCTGTGCTAAAGATTTTGATTGGGCTTGTGGTGGTGCTTGTTGCTTGTTTTATTTATACATTTGATTTTGAGACAAAACCCCTAAGCTTAGAGGCACGCATTTATGTGGATTCTACGACAGAAATTCCTTTAGATGAAATGAGCGCGTGGAATCCAAAGAGAAAAATAGCCATTTATGCTCAAGATTCCGTAGGAATTAAATCCTATAAAATAAAAGCAACGACACAAGATGGGCTTGTGGTGTATGACAAAGAAGAAATTGTTTTAAACAAGCCAAAATCTATTAAATTTTGGCTTCCAAAGCCAGAAGTCGCCTTGCCAAACAGAACAAAACTCCATTATCAGATTTCTGTTACAGATTGGAGTAATGCAAATTTTTTTAGTGGCAACACAATAACAAAACATTTTGAGCTCACGATAAATACCAAAACGCCCGTTATTAATGTCATTGCTAATTCAAATAGAATCAGTTATGGTGGAAGTGCGTTGCTTGTATTTCAAGTCAAAAGTGTGGATATAAAAGAGATTCAAATCAGCAATGGCAAGCAGTTTTTCACGCCATTTCAATTTATCAAAGACGGATATTATGCAGTGATTTTGGCTTGGCCTATTGGTAATCCTCAATTTACCGGCACAATAAGCATAACAGATACCGCACTCAATACCCAAAAAATAACCATTCCTTTTGTGCGCGATAATTCCGTGCGCTATGCAAATGCAACTATTCAGCTCAAAGATGATTTTTTGGATAGCAAAATGGATTCTCTAATGCAAGATATTCATCACACATACCCAAGCCATATCACAAACAACTTTGATAAATTTAAATATATCAACGAAACGATACGGCTTGATGATGAAAAGACTATCACCAAAGCTATGATCGAGAATCCATATTTGGATTTTGGGCTAGATTCTTGGGGAATGTGGCGGGCTTTTGCTCCATTGAAGGGATATGTCGTGGTTGGCAAATTTGGCGAAAAGCGCACATACATAGCATCTGATAAGCAAAAAAGCCAATCCGTGCATTTGGGATTAGATATGGCAAGTATCAAAAACGATCAAATCATCGCCACAAATCGTGGCAAAGTGATTTTGCAGCAGCAGCTTGGAGTCTATGGAAGGACATTGCTTTTGTATCATGGCTTTGGGCTTTCTACGCTATATTCTCATCTTGAGCATTTTTATACCACTTTGCATCAAGATATTGCAAGCGGGGATATTTTGGGATTGACAGGGCAGAGTGGTTGGGCTTTTGGCGATCATTTGCATTTTGGGGTTTATGTGCAAGGATTAAGCGTCAAAAATTCTGAATGGATGGATCAAAAATGGGTGAAAAACAATGTTTTAGATGTATTTGAAAAAGCAAAAAAACTAATCGAGTTACAACAATGAAAATGCGACAAAAACAGCAAAAAATGTTTATTTTTGAAGATGGCACAGAACAAGAGTATGAAACATTTATTCAGAGCAATACCGCGCTTTTAGAATCTGGCTTGATTTGCTTTCAGACAGAGATTTCTCAAGAGCTAGAGCAAAAGCTTAGAAATCTTTCATTGAGCTTTTTGGTGCAAAATGTAGGATTTATGCAGCCTACAATAGATTCTACATTAGATTCCGCAAAATCTACCATAGAATCTAATGCGCCCAAAGATGAGATTTTTTATAAAGTGCGAAGTGGTGAGGAGATAGAATCAAAAGGTAATGTGATTGTTGTAGGAGATATTGCAAGTGGTGCAAATATTAAATCCAATCACAATATTATTATCTTTGGAGATTGTTATGGGGTGATTGAATCGGGCGGAGAGTTTGTGATTTTGAAGCAACTTAAATCAGGGCATATCAGCTTTGGTGGCGAGGTTTTACCAAAAGAAGTGCTTGCAAAAATAAATATTAATTCTTGTTTAAAAATTATTGTCAAAAAAGGCGATAATATTTTAATAAAGGAAATCATATGAAACAAAGAAGTATTCAAAGGCGCGTAGAGCTTACTGGGATAGGATTGCATAAAGGTGTGCCAGTTACTATGGTTTTAGAGCCATTAGAAGCAGAGGGTGGCATAGTATTTTATCGGAGTGATTTAGGCGTAACTATACCTATGAATCCTCAAAATATTATCGATACAACAATGGCTACGGTTATTGGCAAAGACAATGCCAAAATATCTACAATAGAGCATTTGATGTCTGCGATATATGCGTATGGGATCGATAATATCAAAATAAGTGTCGATAATGAGGAGATTCCGATTATGGACGGAAGCTCGATTTCGTATTGTATGCTTCTTGATGAGGCGGGTATCACAGAGTTTGACACACCGCGAAAGCTTATTGAGATCAAAAAGCCAATCGAAGTGCGAGAAGGAGATAAATTTGTGCGTTTAGAGCCAAGCGCAAAAACGATTTTTGATTTTGCTATTGATTTTAAGCACCCAGCGATTAAAGAGCAGCACTACACTTTTACATTTTCAAAAAAAGCATATATTGATGAAATAGCCAAAGCCCGGACATTTGGGTTTTTGGAAGAAGTAAATTATCTGCGATCTATTGGTTTGGCAAAAGGTGGCAATCTCAATAATTGCATTGTGCTTGATGAATCAGGCATCATGAATAAAGATGGATTGCGCTATACAGAAGAATTTGTCAGGCATAAGATTTTAGATGCTATCGGCGATATGGCGATACTTGGAATTCCACTCCTTGGAAGCTATATCTCTTTTGCAGGAAGCCATAAGCTTAATTCACTTTTGACCCAAAAGCTCTTAAGCCAAAGCGATGCGTATGAAGTTGTGAGCGTTGAGGGAAGCGAAAAAGTCATAGAATTTGAAAAAGCACTTGCCATTAATTAATGTGTGAATTATTGATTTTTTGCGTGCATTCTCCTTTGTATTATGG carries:
- a CDS encoding septum site-determining protein MinC; the protein is MKMRQKQQKMFIFEDGTEQEYETFIQSNTALLESGLICFQTEISQELEQKLRNLSLSFLVQNVGFMQPTIDSTLDSAKSTIESNAPKDEIFYKVRSGEEIESKGNVIVVGDIASGANIKSNHNIIIFGDCYGVIESGGEFVILKQLKSGHISFGGEVLPKEVLAKININSCLKIIVKKGDNILIKEII
- a CDS encoding M23 family metallopeptidase, with the protein product MNFSAVLKILIGLVVVLVACFIYTFDFETKPLSLEARIYVDSTTEIPLDEMSAWNPKRKIAIYAQDSVGIKSYKIKATTQDGLVVYDKEEIVLNKPKSIKFWLPKPEVALPNRTKLHYQISVTDWSNANFFSGNTITKHFELTINTKTPVINVIANSNRISYGGSALLVFQVKSVDIKEIQISNGKQFFTPFQFIKDGYYAVILAWPIGNPQFTGTISITDTALNTQKITIPFVRDNSVRYANATIQLKDDFLDSKMDSLMQDIHHTYPSHITNNFDKFKYINETIRLDDEKTITKAMIENPYLDFGLDSWGMWRAFAPLKGYVVVGKFGEKRTYIASDKQKSQSVHLGLDMASIKNDQIIATNRGKVILQQQLGVYGRTLLLYHGFGLSTLYSHLEHFYTTLHQDIASGDILGLTGQSGWAFGDHLHFGVYVQGLSVKNSEWMDQKWVKNNVLDVFEKAKKLIELQQ
- the lpxC gene encoding UDP-3-O-acyl-N-acetylglucosamine deacetylase, with product MKQRSIQRRVELTGIGLHKGVPVTMVLEPLEAEGGIVFYRSDLGVTIPMNPQNIIDTTMATVIGKDNAKISTIEHLMSAIYAYGIDNIKISVDNEEIPIMDGSSISYCMLLDEAGITEFDTPRKLIEIKKPIEVREGDKFVRLEPSAKTIFDFAIDFKHPAIKEQHYTFTFSKKAYIDEIAKARTFGFLEEVNYLRSIGLAKGGNLNNCIVLDESGIMNKDGLRYTEEFVRHKILDAIGDMAILGIPLLGSYISFAGSHKLNSLLTQKLLSQSDAYEVVSVEGSEKVIEFEKALAIN
- a CDS encoding 3-isopropylmalate dehydratase large subunit — translated: MGQTITEKIFSQHCGREVYANEIIECDIDMVIGNDITTPLSIRAFENSKAKALAKPDNFCIVMDHFIPAKDIASANQARISRDFAKKHQLKYFFDERDMGIEHALLPEKGLVVSGDVIIGADSHTCTHGALGAFSTGMGSADLAYAMITGKNWFKIPESIKVVFVGVLPDKIYGKDLILEVIRQIGVDGALYRSLEFCGEAIENLSMDDRFSLCNMAIEAGAKNGIIAPDSVTKAFLAQVEKDNKSLRAAPRFFQSDTNAHYVKEIVIDVSKMEPMVAYPFLPSNGKTISQAVRDNLKIDQAFIGSCTNGRLSDLKIASEVLKNKKIHQDVRLIVTPGTQKIYKQALEKGYIDILLEAGALISNPTCGACLGGYMGILGDNERCISTTNRNFIGRMGSRSSEVYLANSAVVAQSAILGKIADPREP